One window from the genome of Chlamydiota bacterium encodes:
- a CDS encoding DUF1926 domain-containing protein, with the protein MNEIHFLLAVHNHQPAGNFEHVFSDGWRTCYGPFLEMLKRHPAIRCTLHYTGALFEWIEANRPEDFAVLRELAARGQVELLGGGFYEPILPAIPRDDAEGQLRLMSDYLRERFGAAPRGMWLAERVWEPHLASLLRDAGLDYTLLDDTHFVYAGLDREGLRGYYLTEDQGRTLAVFPIDKGLRYLIPFNEPSAAIDYLRQLAERSPGSAVTLGDDGEKFGMWPGTYKWVYEERYLERLFALLEENAGWIKMRTMGEYREQFPPSGRIYLPTASYDEMMEWALPAAVQADFEKLLGELKKSKKQDRLSRYLRGGFWRNFLVKYPESALQRAKTIQVSALVRRAIPEDLEAKKSLWRSQCNCAYWHGLFGGVYLNYLRHANYANALRAEVAADKAAHGKRGWAEAELVDCDADGSDELLLRSAPVNAFLSPGYGGSLFELDYKEKCFNLSNTMSRRPEAYHAAMLSRAAKKGKAADAPASIHDLAKTAPRGVRDALHYDWYLRRSFLDHFLGPGATLDSFRRCEYPEQGGFVDRPYEIAGVERGEGRVAATLKRCGAFHAPAGRRQIEVAKTYALDGNGLLSVAYRVANPGGDPLDLWMGIEFNLTLLSGKSPARLIAFDGAAPATVPAGSKGHAQGVSRFELVNREDGFAVCVSWDATAGFWYFPVETVSQSEKGIDLNYQGSSLMPHFRFDLPPGGAKKLLFRVAIRPL; encoded by the coding sequence ATGAACGAGATCCATTTTCTGCTGGCGGTGCACAACCACCAGCCCGCCGGCAACTTCGAGCACGTCTTCTCCGACGGCTGGCGCACCTGCTACGGGCCGTTTTTGGAGATGCTGAAGCGCCACCCCGCCATCCGCTGCACCCTGCACTACACCGGGGCGCTTTTCGAGTGGATCGAGGCCAACCGCCCCGAGGATTTCGCCGTTCTCCGGGAGCTCGCCGCGAGGGGGCAGGTCGAGCTCCTCGGCGGCGGATTCTATGAGCCGATCCTCCCGGCGATCCCGCGCGACGACGCGGAGGGGCAGCTCCGGCTCATGTCGGACTACCTTCGGGAACGGTTCGGCGCCGCGCCGCGCGGGATGTGGCTCGCGGAGCGGGTCTGGGAGCCGCACCTCGCGAGCCTCCTCCGCGACGCGGGCCTCGACTACACCCTCCTCGACGACACGCACTTCGTCTACGCCGGGCTTGATCGCGAGGGGCTGCGCGGCTACTACCTCACGGAGGACCAGGGCCGCACCCTCGCCGTCTTCCCGATCGACAAGGGGCTCCGGTATCTGATCCCGTTCAACGAGCCGTCGGCCGCCATCGACTACCTCCGCCAGCTCGCGGAACGCTCGCCCGGCAGCGCCGTCACGCTGGGCGACGACGGGGAGAAGTTCGGGATGTGGCCGGGCACCTACAAGTGGGTCTACGAGGAGCGGTATCTCGAGCGCCTCTTCGCCCTCCTCGAGGAGAACGCCGGCTGGATCAAGATGCGCACGATGGGGGAGTACCGCGAGCAATTCCCCCCCTCCGGGAGGATCTACCTCCCGACCGCATCCTATGACGAGATGATGGAGTGGGCGCTCCCCGCCGCGGTGCAGGCCGACTTCGAGAAACTCCTCGGCGAGCTCAAGAAGTCCAAGAAACAGGACCGGCTCTCGCGCTATCTCCGGGGCGGATTCTGGCGCAACTTCCTCGTGAAATACCCCGAGAGCGCGCTCCAGAGGGCCAAGACGATCCAGGTGAGCGCCCTCGTCCGGCGCGCCATCCCGGAAGATCTCGAGGCGAAGAAGTCGCTCTGGCGCAGCCAGTGCAACTGCGCCTACTGGCACGGCCTCTTCGGCGGGGTCTACCTGAACTACCTCCGGCACGCCAACTACGCCAACGCGCTCCGCGCCGAGGTCGCCGCGGACAAGGCCGCCCACGGGAAGAGGGGATGGGCGGAGGCGGAACTGGTCGACTGCGACGCGGACGGGAGCGACGAGCTGCTCCTGCGCAGCGCGCCGGTCAACGCGTTCCTGTCGCCGGGATACGGCGGCTCGCTCTTCGAGCTCGACTACAAGGAGAAGTGCTTCAACCTGTCGAACACGATGAGCCGCAGGCCCGAGGCGTACCACGCCGCGATGCTCTCCCGGGCGGCGAAGAAGGGGAAGGCGGCCGACGCCCCCGCCTCCATCCACGACCTCGCCAAGACCGCCCCCCGCGGCGTCCGGGACGCGCTGCACTACGACTGGTACCTGCGGCGCTCGTTCCTCGACCATTTCCTTGGGCCCGGCGCGACCCTGGACTCGTTCAGGCGATGCGAATATCCCGAACAGGGCGGTTTCGTCGACCGGCCGTACGAGATCGCCGGGGTGGAGCGGGGGGAGGGGAGGGTGGCGGCGACGCTCAAACGCTGCGGGGCGTTTCACGCCCCCGCTGGGCGCAGGCAAATCGAGGTGGCGAAGACCTACGCGCTGGACGGGAACGGCCTTCTCTCCGTCGCCTACCGCGTCGCGAACCCGGGCGGGGATCCGCTCGATCTGTGGATGGGCATCGAGTTCAACCTGACGCTCCTCTCGGGAAAGTCCCCCGCCAGGCTCATCGCGTTCGACGGGGCCGCGCCCGCGACGGTGCCGGCGGGGAGCAAAGGGCACGCGCAGGGGGTTTCGCGGTTCGAGCTCGTCAATCGGGAGGACGGATTCGCCGTGTGCGTCTCGTGGGACGCGACGGCGGGTTTCTGGTACTTCCCCGTGGAGACCGTCTCCCAATCCGAGAAGGGGATCGACCTGAACTACCAGGGGTCGTCCCTGATGCCGCACTTCAGGTTCGATCTTCCGCCGGGCGGCGCGAAAAAGCTCTTGTTCAGGGTTGCGATACGTCCCCTCTGA